In Larus michahellis chromosome 28, bLarMic1.1, whole genome shotgun sequence, the DNA window ATCTCCAGGGCGACGCCTGTCTCCGTGTCCCCACAGGCACCGTGAAGTCCCCAGAGACGGACACTTCTGAGAGCCTGGTGACGTCACCACCACTGCCCCCGTCACCCGGGCTGGGCTggccctgggggctgccccccacgtcccccgcaGGTACCCGGAAACCCTACAAGTGCACCGAATGCGGCAAGGCCTTTGGGCAGAGCTCGCACCTGATGCGACACTTGGGCACCCACACGGGCGAGAAGCCCTACAAGTGTGGGGCCTGCGCCAAGAGCTTCACCCAAAACTCCAACCTCCTGCAGCACCAGCGCACTCACACCGGCGAGAAACCCTACCAGTGCGGTGCTTGCGGCAAACGTTTCGGCTGGAGCTCCAACCTCAACCGCCACCGCCGTCTCCACAGCGGCCAGAAGCCCTTCCAGTGCGGCCAGTGCGGCAAACGCTTCGGCGAGAGCGCCCATCTCCTGGAGCACCAACGCACCCACACTGGCGAGAAGCCCTACCGCTGTCCTGACTGTACCAAGACCTTCAGCCGCGGTTCCCACCTCGCTCGGCACCGGCGCCTCCACGTGGCTGAGCGAGGGCCCCGGCCAGCCCTGGCGGTGCAGCGGGGGCTCTGAGCAGCTCCCCAAGGtgaggggaggaggtgacagaaCAGATGGTGGTGTCTGTGGTGGCCCTGGAGAAGCAGTTTGCCCTGCTGGTAGCCATCGTCAACAGGAAGATTCATAGAGGACCCGTGATGTGGTCAGTGGCTGCTACAGCTCTTCTGTGGTGGCCACGGGGATATGGTTTGCCCTGCTGGTGGCCATCGTCAACAGGAAGATTCATGGCGGTGGAATATAGCATGGTCATTCTGTGGTAGCCATGGGGACATGGTTTGCCCTGCTGGTGGCCACCGTCAACAGGAAGATTCATGGAGGACCATAGCATGGTCA includes these proteins:
- the LOC141735072 gene encoding uncharacterized protein LOC141735072: MCKHHVPGRGPLGAGCPGGNVPPTYPPPPPPCNHPWCYHSPMPPATSQVSPPPRRHRSATAAGTAAMEEPPGDGDSGTLPSAHGGTVKSPETDTSESLVTSPPLPPSPGLGWPWGLPPTSPAGTRKPYKCTECGKAFGQSSHLMRHLGTHTGEKPYKCGACAKSFTQNSNLLQHQRTHTGEKPYQCGACGKRFGWSSNLNRHRRLHSGQKPFQCGQCGKRFGESAHLLEHQRTHTGEKPYRCPDCTKTFSRGSHLARHRRLHVAERGPRPALAVQRGL